In Debaryomyces hansenii CBS767 chromosome B complete sequence, one genomic interval encodes:
- a CDS encoding DEHA2B04400p (some similarities with uniprot|Q08581 Saccharomyces cerevisiae YOR195w SLK19 kinetochore-associated protein) — protein MFHEKPDKLLLSSIESFEIEPDLLTLRRIEEVINKTNQYRSNTIENYETKLNTMKSEFQSLMSEINLLTKVSGINYENLKLLGNGNEESMGDLSNKNIFNVMNEKSIELDNLKLSLAKNLNDLESQINSMNITKKDLMEKYELVKMKNDNLINDNILKNPDSKAIKINIYKNLGVEIESGEEGETENKQDKVIIYNKETNLSSILNIDDKYSEYFITNYIWDRLQGY, from the coding sequence ATGTTTCACGAAAAGCCAGATAAACTACTTCTATCATCGATAgaaagttttgaaattgagCCAGATCTATTGACTTTAAGGAGAATAGAGGAGGTTATAAACAAGACAAACCAATACAGATCAaatacaattgaaaattatgaaaCCAAACTAAATACCATGAAGAGTGAATTCCAGAGTTTGATGTCAGAGATAAACTTGCTAACCAAGGTTAGTGGAATCAATTACGAAAATTTAAAGCTATTGGGTAATGGAAATGAAGAATCTATGGGAGATTTAAGCAACAAGAACATCTTTAATGTAATGAATGAGAAGTCGATAGAATTGGATAACCTCAAGTTGTCGCTTGCCAAAAACTTGAACGACTTGGAGAGCCAAATAAATTCCATGAATATAACAAAGAAAGACTTGATGGAAAAGTATGAGTTggtgaaaatgaagaacgataatttgatcaatgataatatattgaagaacCCGGATTCGAAAGCCATCAAGATCAACATCTATAAAAACCTTGGAGTTGAAATCGAGAGTGGGGAGGAAGGTGAAACCGAAAACAAACAAGACAAAGtgataatttataataagGAGACCAACTTATCAAGTATActaaatattgatgacaAGTACAgtgaatatttcatcaccAATTACATATGGGATAGGCTTCAGGGTTACTAA
- a CDS encoding DEHA2B04444p (some similarities with CA0905|IPF4405 Candida albicans IPF4405), with translation MNQPTSNSSLKQRHLSHLNSQLAQLHANLSDFNELINTTSAQFKSIEKMGIMHGSLFMASHTVFENDNFSSSERQV, from the coding sequence ATGAACCAGCCTACATCTAACTCATCGTTGAAACAAAGACACTTGAGTCATCTAAATTCTCAATTAGCCCAGTTACATGCGAACTTATCTGActttaatgaattgataaacACTACATCAGCGCAGTTTAAATCCATAGAGAAAATGGGCATAATGCATGGTTCGTTATTCATGGCCAGTCATACcgtatttgaaaatgataactTTAGTCTGAGCGAACGTCAGGTCTAA
- a CDS encoding DEHA2B04532p (weakly similar to uniprot|P53191 Saccharomyces cerevisiae YGL023c PIB2 phosphatidylinositol-3-phosphate binding protein), producing MAESNNVASNGTTDEDKSGGAEMRSNGQGNTRFTISTPTSPEKNGGDERQDVKHEGSGVGGGAGDGDEDGNRSQETQSTLDEGTQNDESQGGQGDLMFKKKDVRRSRTQSFQSVLSSASLKSLKQSCASNQQQGTQGQPSQRTNSFISTHSNPNTVKNFQSFIQAPVLSSISNLRGNVDDVEIGQRLPFSSQRGNYQGDLNGTDCGNKGNGSSSTTSLNDDDEAADQDTMMQQQKLTLNALRKLTLSPMPIINGDESMPQRKSISRKSSSKLTDKSSRNLEPYQPAEVDLSSFASLTRQPKLNLNEITGPSSSLTNSEISPTTSKPANNSNRASENASTNKSGTPKRPPALPSLMEQSDSSIATSSNTDDAEGQISATQRYHNEVHQNHLQNVRAHIKDLPGVNSGSQITGPSSLSDARRKSGQQVPMHQPVPRPQHPYQPNKPKMNKQLQQINSLRSPMYIPAVLRMTQDINRSQSATNSPQNDFFPSNVNDPSDSHPGSSETTPSVQNPLLHNVLQENLTSTSSRGSTNSVESFKSTESSSPPVMSPTGPFTVSKRKYETILRQAPTRKHWVRDESVNKCGIPTCSKVFNFFERRHHCRKCGGIYCKEHTSHYLYINHLAQFTTGGRGTLSKVCDNCIEEYNEFMRHEFGVSINPTCNRKISAPQPSHTSKKQQSADKLGKMPKESLIKSINNSKVGESTTNRNDQPVGSVPANWSWSSF from the coding sequence ATGGCGGAATCTAATAATGTCGCTAGCAACGGAACTACAGATGAAGACAAGAGCGGAGGCGCTGAGATGAGAAGTAACGGTCAGGGGAATACGAGGTTCACGATATCGACACCCACTTCGCCGGAAAAAAATGGTGGAGACGAGAGACAAGACGTGAAGCATGAGGGCTCCGGAGTTGGAGGTGGAGCTGGGGATGGCGATGAGGATGGAAATCGGCTGCAAGAGACGCAACTGACATTGGACGAAGGGACGCAGAACGACGAGAGCCAGGGGGGACAGGGGGACTTGATgttcaagaagaaggaCGTGAGGCGGTCGAGAACACAGTCATTTCAATCGGTGCTTTCGTCCGCGTCGTTGAAGTCGTTGAAACAACTGTGCGCCAGTAACCAGCAACAGGGGACGCAAGGCCAGCCACTGCAGAGAACGAACAGTTTCATAAGCACACATAGTAATCCGAATACGGTGAAAAACTTCCAGTCGTTCATCCAGGCGCCCGTGTTATCAAGCATATCGAACTTGAGAGGTAACGTTGACGATGTCGAAATAGGCCAGAGGCTTCCATTCAGCAGCCAGCGTGGGAATTACCAGGGTGATCTTAACGGAACAGACTGCGGGAATAAAGGAAATGGGTCGTCTTCCACAACGTCGTTgaatgatgacgatgagGCAGCAGACCAGGATACCATGATGCAACAGCAGAAATTAACGTTAAATGCATTGAGAAAGTTGACCTTGTCTCCAATGCCCATAATCAATGGTGACGAAAGCATGCCGCAGAGGAAGCTGATATCGCGAAAGTCGTCGTCTAAATTGACGGAcaaatcttcaagaaaCTTGGAGCCTTACCAACCGGCAGAGGttgatttatcatcatttgcAAGCTTGACAAGACAACCGAAACTAAACCTAAACGAGATTACAGGTCCATCTTCGAGCTTAACTAACAGTGAGATATCGCCCACGACATCTAAGCCGgcaaataattcaaacaGAGCATCTGAGAATGCATCCACGAATAAATCAGGCACGCCAAAGCGTCCACCGGCGTTGCCAAGCTTAATGGAACAGTCTGACTCGAGCATTGCTACCAGTTCCAATACGGACGATGCAGAAGGTCAAATACTGGCTACTCAAAGATACCATAATGAGGTGCATCAAAACCATTTGCAGAATGTAAGGGCACACATAAAAGATTTACCAGGAGTAAATAGTGGGTCACAAATAACCGGACCTTCATCACTTAGTGATGCAAGAAGAAAATCGGGCCAACAAGTACCTATGCACCAACCGGTTCCTCGCCCACAACATCCATATCAACCCAACAAACCCAAAATGAACAAACAATTGCAGCAAATCAACAGCTTAAGAAGTCCCATGTATATTCCAGCAGTTTTACGGATGACCCAAGATATCAATCGAAGTCAGTCGGCAACCAACTCCCCCCAAAACGACTTTTTCCCATCCAATGTAAACGACCCTTCCGATAGCCATCCAGGCTCCTCGGAAACGACCCCCTCTGTACAAAATCCTTTACTCCACAATGTACTTCAAGAAAACTTAACGTCTACACTGTCAAGAGGATCAACGAATTCTGTCGAGTCGTTTAAATCTACGGAAAGCTCTTCACCACCTGTCATGTCCCCAACTGGTCCATTCACCGTaagcaaaagaaaatacGAAACCATATTGAGACAGGCTCCTACAAGGAAGCATTGGGTTAGGGATGAGTCTGTTAACAAGTGCGGGATTCCAACATGCTCGAAGgtattcaacttcttcgaAAGAAGACATCACTGCAGAAAATGCGGTGGCATATACTGCAAAGAGCACACGTCGCATTACCTCTACATCAACCATCTAGCCCAATTCACTACTGGGGGTCGTGGTACCTTGTCTAAAGTATGTGATAATTGCATCGAAGAATACAATGAGTTCATGAGACATGAATTCGGTGTTAGCATTAACCCAACCTGTAACAGAAAAATATCCGCACCCCAGCCATCGCATACCCTGAAAAAACAGCAATCTGCTGACAAGCTTGGCAAGATGCCAAAAGAATCTCTCATAAAATCCATAAATAATCTGAAGGTGGGTGAATCGACTACAAATAGAAACGATCAACCCGTTGGAAGTGTCCCTGCAAACTGGAGTTGGAGTTCTTTCTAA
- a CDS encoding DEHA2B04488p (similar to uniprot|Q04487 Saccharomyces cerevisiae YMR118c), translating into MRSISTVKASHEQEQEVLVAQRKNRPTSPHLTIYQLQLTMVMSGLHRVTGVFMASGFYALTCGYAAASILSIPFDAATLVGAFAGLPVAVKLAAKAAMAYPFVYHAFNGVRHIIWDFGKELTIKGVYRTGYVVTALTAIFGSYLTFF; encoded by the coding sequence ATGAGAAGCATTTCTACTGTCAAGGCTTCCCACGAGcaagaacaagaagttTTAGTGGCCCAACGTAAGAACAGACCAACTTCACCACATTTGACGATTTACCAATTACAATTAACCATGGTCATGTCTGGGTTACACAGAGTAACAGGTGTGTTCATGGCTAGTGGTTTCTACGCTTTGACCTGTGGATATGCGGCAGCTTCTATTTTGAGCATTCCATTTGATGCTGCTACCTTAGTTGGAGCATTTGCTGGTTTACCAGTGGCAGTAAAGCTCGCGGCCAAGGCTGCCATGGCTTACCCTTTTGTATACCACGCTTTCAACGGTGTCAGACATATAATCTGGGATTTCGGTAAGGAATTAACCATCAAGGGAGTCTACAGAACTGGTTATGTTGTTACTGCTCTTACCGCCATTTTCGGTTCTTACTTGACTTTCTTCTAA
- a CDS encoding DEHA2B04466p (some similarities with CA0904|IPF4403 Candida albicans IPF4403) has translation MPTDNITEEKGAIPSNRYLSGNMNNSIGDMGSSGQKLAASMSHKSSHPYGQASIQMHGDLNSQGRSIPNKYPNIKPAISIKPKPVPIAVSMPNKPITTNFDMNSKSTLKSDISLNINTSKKWILPPRPRPGRKPTANGEDSGNDFVNSALTTASINSKPNRNNGKKKVKIGHNEAIKIEDSNVRLNEGADAPKSTNMTNASLHISKPVERSDPNQVADLKMDYLSKLKEQELIRNYIEVINNQINELKFVQNGVITFDALNSDNETRPQKTNQTNTPTAKSITQPKSPMSQYEQLEKINNMNDLNKFLAYLTRSSNIIHSATKKFMGDNTSDVNLNNQIQNYLDIRATYKLSRNQELKEIERAKHEKRLLKAGNRRNIGTNNMFIPTLLKPLNQSIESQDEIGVNIVEEDQNFVNQGDFLDKLIIKDETEEDIVRSNELIQEYDEIEKSMVKKSVSLKKQKSFTCGFCTNDSCLCLDSEIELNQFRK, from the coding sequence ATGCCTACAGATAACATAACAGAGGAAAAAGGGGCAATACCGTCAAATAGATATTTACTGGGCAACATGAATAATAGTATCGGTGATATGGGCTCACTGGGACAGAAACTAGCTGCTAGCATGTCGCATAAATCTTCCCACCCATACGGACAAGCCTCGATACAAATGCATGGTGATTTAAACAGCCAAGGGAGAAGTATCCCAAACAAGTATCCAAATATAAAACCGGCCATTAGTATTAAGCCCAAACCGGTTCCGATTGCGGTGTCGATGCCTAATAAACCTATTACGacaaattttgatatgaaCTCGAAGTCCACCTTGAAGTCtgatatttcattgaatataaaCACGTCGAAGAAGTGGATTCTACCACCTAGGCCACGTCCAGGAAGAAAACCGACTGCTAACGGCGAAGATTCAGGGAATGACTTCGTGAATTCCGCATTAACAACTGCATCtataaattcaaaaccaaatagaaataatggaaagaagaaagttAAAATAGGGCATAACGAAGCCATAAAGATAGAGGATAGTAATGTACGACTTAATGAAGGCGCCGACGCTCCCAAGTCAACTAATATGACTAATGCTTCTCTTCATATATCTAAGCCGGTGGAAAGGTCAGATCCTAACCAAGTGGctgatttgaaaatggaCTATTTGTCGAAATTGAAAGAGCAAGAGCTTATAAGGAATTATATTGAAGTAatcaataatcaaattaacGAACTAAAGTTTGTTCAAAACGGGGTTATAACTTTTGATGCACTTAATAGCGATAATGAAACTAGACCGCAGAAGACGAATCAAACCAATACACCGACTGCGAAAAGTATCACTCAACCTAAGTCACCAATGTCACAATACGAGCAattagaaaaaattaataatatgaacGATTTAAATAAGTTTTTGGCATACTTAACGAGATCTTCAAATATCATTCATAGCGCTACAAAAAAGTTTATGGGGGATAATACGAGTGATGTTAActtaaataatcaaatacaAAACTATCTTGATATACGGGCAACGTACAAATTGAGCAGGAATCAAGAGTTAAAGGAAATCGAAAGGGCTAAACATGAGAAACGTCTATTAAAAGCAGGTAATAGGAGGAATATAGGTACGAATAATATGTTCATACCAACATTACTAAAGCCGTTAAATCAAAGCATTGAGTCACAAGATGAAATTGGAGTTAATATCGTTGAAGAAGACcaaaattttgtaaatcaaGGCGATTTCTTGgacaaattaataattaaGGACgaaacagaagaagatattgtGAGAAGCAACGAATTAATACAGGAGTATGATGAAATAGAGAAGTCTATGGTGAAGAAATCCGTTTCACTAAAGAAGCAGAAAAGCTTCACCTGTGGATTCTGCACGAATGATTCATGCTTATGTTTAGACTCAGAGATTGAGCTCAACCAGTTCAGAAAATAG
- a CDS encoding DEHA2B04510p (no similarity) codes for MSTIRDPYKTTTHLPAGKCVGRGGPYVNHLGRGGVLRPMSRTTSRTMSRMISQIITDNR; via the coding sequence ATGTCTACAATACGCGATCCCTACAAGACCACCACACATTTGCCGGCTGGCAAATGTGTTGGTCGTGGTGGCCCGTATGTGAACCATTTGGGCCGGGGTGGTGTTTTGAGACCAATGTCGCGAACAACGTCGCGAACCATGTCGCGAATGATCTCGCAAATAATAACGGATAATAGATGA
- a CDS encoding DEHA2B04356p (no similarity), with protein MSDFAFNNYCIACDKLCLHNSIYCSDECKAIDEKQSMTILDSCTDGSEELVSPMLTPSLYQHYNPESSANNGDITSPLVLGSQHSNSDLDYNQFDLNYIVNSKADATTANAVDVSKQNILSEHMPSTSHNYRKWLTACL; from the coding sequence ATGTCGGACTTTGCATTCAATAACTATTGTATAGCGTGTGATAAGTTGTGTTTGCACAATTCGATCTATTGCAGCGACGAGTGTAAGGCGATAGATGAAAAGCAGTCGATGACAATTTTGGATTCTTGTACCGATGGATCGGAAGAATTGGTGTCGCCTATGTTAACGCCATCTTTATACCAACATTACAACCCGGAATCAAGCGCCAATAATGGTGACATTACGTCGCCATTGGTATTAGGTTCCCAGCACTCAAACAGCGACTTGGATTACAACCAGTTTGACTTGAATTACATAGTGAATTCCAAGGCGGATGCTACTACTGCCAATGCGGTGGACGTATCGAAACAGAATATACTATCGGAACATATGCCGTCGACGTCACACAATTATAGAAAGTGGTTAACGGCGTGCTTGTAA
- a CDS encoding DEHA2B04334p (no similarity): MSRVRKVDRHILDDSSYLDIDDQEELLRQFSKGNQGFYKMYSRVLMIFEVVQVIVVMVLNKVSPIPMMSAVLASIILSLVELTEFEYRWAVRGTNVVVVLLLLYHVDWEHLVYVLPAINLGCNYYLTRSHRYLARDIGGLDGLKYKFKSV, encoded by the coding sequence ATGAGCCGGGTTCGCAAAGTGGACCGACACATACTCGATGATTCGAGTTATCTTGATATTGACGATCAGGAGGAATTGCTTCGCCAGTTTTCGAAGGGAAACCAGGGGTTCTACAAGATGTACAGTCGGgtgttgatgatatttgAGGTGGTGCAGGTTATAGTGGTGATGGTATTGAATAAGGTGTCGCCGATACCGATGATGAGTGCGGTATTGGCGTCGATTATCCTTTCGCTCGTCGAGTTGACGGAGTTTGAGTATCGGTGGGCGGTTAGAGGGACCAATGTGGTGGTGGTGTTGTTGTTATTGTACCATGTTGACTGGGAGCATTTGGTATATGTACTTCCGGCTATCAACTTGGGATGCAACTACTATTTGACAAGGTCGCACCGGTATTTGGCGCGCGATATAGGGGGATTGGACGGGTTGAAGTACAAGTTCAAGAGTGTATAG
- a CDS encoding DEHA2B04422p (weakly similar to uniprot|P36064 Saccharomyces cerevisiae YKL137w), which translates to MPLPEKKTFEDVELPSNPNLPPWMLTPKEEKVIFERWRKKTFQRCDELIKKYIECTNSYSALEGMSKCQTANNEAQGCVAKYQKIEYLDIERDILIKEKAEKRKLYRESLAAAENKA; encoded by the coding sequence ATGCCTCTACCAGAAAAGAAGACGTTTGAAGACGTCGAGTTACCCTCCAACCCTAACTTGCCTCCATGGATGCTTACAccaaaagaagagaaggtcatttttgaaagatggAGAAAGAAGACGTTCCAGAGGTGTGATGAATTAATCAAGAAGTACATCGAATGTACTAATAGTTACAGTGCACTCGAAGGTATGTCCAAATGCCAGACTGCAAATAACGAGGCACAGGGGTGTGTGGCGAAGTACCAAAAGATCGAATatcttgatattgaaagagacattcttatcaaagaaaaagcGGAAAAGAGAAAATTGTACAGAGAATCATTAGCCGCCGCCGAAAACAAGGCATAA
- a CDS encoding mitochondrial 54S ribosomal protein YmL31 (similar to uniprot|P14063 Saccharomyces cerevisiae YKL138c MRPL31 mitochondrial ribosomal protein), which yields MFGAFKSTLSLSGGYLWKVAPRMSGPQKYRLRRRMKTVDENIEVLYKSLKLDNVESTGYDKIDYLKFQFPKEHEMTPKDKYTTFDKKAKDYRKSIHRVPKWTKLSFRENPKYF from the coding sequence ATGTTTGGTGCATTCAAGTCAACCTTATCGTTGAGCGGTGGTTACTTATGGAAAGTAGCACCAAGAATGTCTGGTCCCCAAAAATACAGattaagaagaagaatgaaaacAGTcgatgaaaatattgaagttttatataaatcattgaaattagatAATGTCGAATCCACCGGATACGACAAgattgattatttaaagTTTCAATTTCCAAAGGAGCACGAAATGACACctaaagataaatatactACATTTGACAAGAAGGCCAAAGATTATAGAAAATCAATCCATAGAGTTCCTAAATGGACCAAGTTATCGTTCAGAGAAAATCCAAAATACTTCTAG
- a CDS encoding DEHA2B04312p (similar to uniprot|P32334 Saccharomyces cerevisiae YGR014w MSB2) → MIFDTTNFIRIVYLLALLQAPGVRGERSSNTEKDNRLSNNRKAAAVSPNSWENSNWSQNNKEAATTGAANEGVSTDDANAATAATSSNGVNPFAWMNSESETANAATSTSSTGTSTGATTSTGTSTGATTSTGTSTGATTSTGRPSDAAITSIGTSTDATSSSTDPADNKVTSSTEGTTEQAANKATSSTEGTTQQDANTATSSAQETTEQPNSQSTQQTSSPLNEGIEPTGISSNHATGTTSEVMASSPTSESSAPTSSSGFNWLGLFGQKSSSEASSTQSTSGVMETSKSSTGTDTLTTSSDPSTSSETPSVVDLFNSASSSTESSSESDSTTSADYSFQSSTDATGASTAGTSSLSSESSVSKSAETYSETLFESVSVADLSSGSTSTGTMSSTNADASTSATSVMFNGLFATSDSSSSVTPSTSNPKESSVASSFDASVSSDTPYYASESPTVFASTTESSLSSATYDESGSSTEFASPTESALSSATYDESESSTEFASPTQSSFETSLSSSMNAEELTLGSSSKVASATKSSFTASYVLPSSDVSQSTLTSSANFASSTESSFETPFYSTWSSEPVSSSDSSVEYATAMESSLETPFYSTWSSSPSKSSTDFIGPSQSSTGFRTSTEQSFETPFSSISESSFGSPTALVNPSETSADSVSPSIVSSTEETSSLYPAVSSDPSTLIPASSSHAEFTNSAASESFSAVSFESSTPPSSNVVPSTQSLESDVEPTSTYVSVVSSSYDALTSATSESAVETEEPLSSFVATSSVISESSVLPESQTQILSNSLPINTMESSAESNPSSITVSPPIASSAAVPSSEVLPASETVPTMSTANNWLPSQIIEQTSINEPTASTDDSVSQASPTTAEPSGLPKAITGQSATAPGGNYEVVYIGFKSSLNYPFVVENSLSSAQIFQYLPNTLNFPFDDESALDKVSVKKIIPFTASGISYTISVAEVYFPSDLVSKLDTYIQASDSKLYTNPSSTEHQLASLIDKRIPLTGLVTENTSSSTKSEGSSNNGSMDSRNSTVTNKGKIAGIAIGAAAGCGLYMSLMVLLFKKYKKNNGVELPSSDSESNIGLATNNSTIQSNGAGISGLFNRLGDSSSGEGVGSVPISEPVNASNSLGWAH, encoded by the coding sequence ATGATCTTTGACACAACTAATTTTATTCGGATAGTCTACTTATTGGCCTTGTTACAGGCACCAGGGGTGCGAGGAGAGAGGAGTAGTAATACGGAGAAGGATAATAGGTTGTCAAATAACCGTAAAGCAGCGGCTGTGTCGCCCAACAGTTGGGAAAATTCGAACTGGAGTCAGAATAACAAGGAAGCGGCAACAACAGGAGCAGCAAACGAAGGTGTATCAACAGATGATGCCAACGCGGCCACTGCTGCGACCTCGTCGAACGGAGTCAACCCATTTGCATGGATGAATTCTGAGTCGGAAACTGCAAACGCGGCCACTAGCACTTCTTCTACCGGTACCTCTACAGGCGCTACTACCTCTACCGGTACTTCTACAGGCGCTACTACCTCTACCGGTACTTCTACAGGCGCTACTACCTCTACCGGAAGGCCCTCTGATGCGGCCATCACATCGATTGGAACATCTACAGATGCTACATCTTCATCTACAGACCCAGCAGATAATAAAGTCACATCAAGTACTGAAGGTACGACTGAACAAGCTGCTAACAAAGCCACTTCAAGTACTGAAGGTACTACACAGCAAGATGCGAACACTGCTACCTCAAGTGCTCAAGAAACAACTGAGCAACCGAATAGCCAATCTACACAACAAACCAGTTCCCCATTAAATGAAGGTATCGAGCCAACCGGTATTTCATCCAATCATGCCACGGGAACGACATCTGAGGTTATGGCTTCGTCACCAACATCAGAGTCTTCGGCACCAACTTCATCGTCTGGATTCAACTGGCTCGGTTTGTTTGGCCAAAAGTCTTCATCCGAAGCATCTTCCACTCAATCCACATCTGGAGTGATGGAAACTTCCAAGAGTTCTACAGGCACTGATACCTTAACGACTTCGTCAGACCCAAGCACATCAAGTGAAACTCCCTCTGTCGTTGACCTTTTTAATTCCGCTTCTTCATCAACGGAGTCTTCATCAGAATCGGATTCGACTACATCGGCCGATTACAGCTTCCAATCTTCGACTGATGCAACTGGTGCATCAACTGCGGGTACTTCATCCTTGTCTTCTGAATCGTCTGTTAGTAAGTCTGCAGAAACATATTCAGAAACTTTATTTGAAAGTGTTAGCGTTGCTGATTTGAGCTCCGGCTCAACCTCTACAGGAACAATGAGCTCCACTAATGCAGATGCCTCGACATCTGCCACATCAGTAATGTTCAATGGTTTGTTTGCAACTAGTGACTCTAGTTCGTCTGTAACGCCATCAACAAGTAACCCTAAAGAAAGTTCAGTCGCCTCATCTTTTGATGCCAGTGTTTCATCCGACACACCCTATTATGCGTCTGAATCCCCAACTGTGTTTGCTAGTACAACAGAAAGTTCTTTGTCTTCTGCAACATATGATGAGTCTGGATCTTCAACTGAGTTTGCCAGTCCAACTGAAAGTGCTTTGTCTTCTGCTACATATGATGAGTCTGAATCTTCAACTGAGTTTGCTAGTCCAACACAAAGCTCTTTTGAAACATCCTTATCCTCATCGATGAATGCAGAAGAACTCACGCTTGGATCTTCAAGCAAGGTCGCTAGTGCGACTAAGAGTTCTTTTACAGCTTCATATGTATTACCTTCGTCTGATGTCTCGCAAAGTACATTGACATCATCGGCAAACTTTGCATCATCTACCGAAAGTTCTTTCGAAACTCCATTTTATTCGACTTGGTCAAGTGAACCAGTAAGTTCTCTGGATTCTTCTGTTGAATATGCTACTGCCATGGAGAGCTCTTTAGAAACCCCTTTCTATTCCACGTGGTCTAGCTCTCCATCAAAATCCTCGACGGATTTTATTGGTCCATCACAATCTTCAACTGGTTTCAGAACTTCAACAGAGCAATCATTTGAAACTCCATTTTCCAGCATTTCAGAAAGCTCATTTGGTTCTCCAACTGCGCTTGTAAACCCAAGTGAGACGTCAGCAGATTCGGTGTCACCTTCGATTGTTTCTAGTACTGAAGAAACATCATCTTTATACCCAGCCGTTTCATCGGACCCGTCGACACTTATTCCAGCTTCAAGTTCTCATGCAGAATTTACTAATTCAGCAGCAAGTGAAAGCTTTAGTGCTGTGTCATTCGAATCGAGTACACCACCTTCTTCGAACGTCGTCCCACTGACTCAATCGTTAGAATCTGATGTCGAACCAACTTCAACTTATGTGTCAGTGGTTTCATCCTCTTACGATGCTTTGACTTCCGCTACAAGTGAATCAGCAGTAGAAACAGAAGAACCATTGTCATCATTTGTTGCCACATCATCTGTGATCAGTGAATCGCTGGTATTACCTGAATCCCAAACTCAAATTTTGTCAAACTCGCTACCTATCAATACAATGGAGTCTAGTGCTGAATCCAATCCATCCTCCATTACAGTCAGCCCACCAATTGCATCCTCGGCGGCAGTTCCATCGTCTGAGGTGTTGCCTGCTTCCGAAACAGTCCCAACGATGTCAACCGCAAACAATTGGTTACCGTCTCAGATTATTGAACAAACTTCAATTAATGAACCAACTGCTTCCACTGATGATTCTGTCAGTCAAGCATCTCCAACTACAGCTGAGCCTTCTGGTTTACCAAAGGCAATTACAGGGCAACTGGCTACGGCACCAGGGGGGAATTATGAAGTTGTATATATTGGATTCAAGTCTTCATTGAATTATCCATTCGTTGTTGAAAATTCATTGTCATCTGCACAAATCTTCCAGTATTTGCCAAACACTTTGAATTTCccatttgatgatgaatcaGCGTTAGATAAAGTTTCAGTCAAGAAAATCATTCCATTTACAGCTAGCGGGATATCGTATACAATCTCGGTTGCCGAAGTATACTTCCCATCAGACTTAGTTAGTAAATTGGACACCTACATTCAGGCATCTGATTCTAAATTATACACCAATCCATCATCGACAGAACATCAATTGGCCTCGCTTATTGATAAGAGGATTCCTTTAACTGGATTGGTAACTGAAAATACCTCCAGCAGTACCAAGAGTGAAGGCTCATCAAATAATGGATCTATGGACTCGCGTAATTCAACTGTAACCAATAAAGGTAAGATCGCGGGTATTGCTATCGGTGCAGCGGCTGGTTGCGGTCTTTACATGTCCTTAATggttttattattcaagaagtaCAAAAAGAACAATGGTGTTGAGTTGCCTTCTTCTGACTCAGAAAGTAATATTGGGTTAGCAACCAACAATTCTACAATCCAAAGTAATGGCGCTGGTATCTCAGGATTATTCAATAGATTAGGCGACAGTTCCTCTGGGGAAGGAGTGGGCAGTGTTCCCATCTCCGAACCAGTAAATGCTTCTAATTCTTTGGGTTGGGCTCATTGA